One window of the Maylandia zebra isolate NMK-2024a linkage group LG19, Mzebra_GT3a, whole genome shotgun sequence genome contains the following:
- the rnf144aa gene encoding putative E3 ubiquitin-protein ligase RNF144A-A, with amino-acid sequence MTTARYRPTWELAVDPLVSCKLCLGEFPLEQMTTITQCQCVFCTLCLKQYVELLIKDGLETAISCPDSACPKRGHLQENEIECMVATEMMQRYKKLQFEREVLLDPCRTWCPSSTCQAVCQLKEADSPALPQLVQCAVCALEFCSACKANWHPGQACQENNLPITSFLPGENSSFYKNEEDDAPIKRCPKCKVYIERDEGCAQMMCKNCKHAFCWYCLESLDDDFLLIHYDKGPCRNKLGHSRASVIWHRTQVVGIFAGFGLLLLVASPFLLLATPIVLCCKCKCSKGDDDPLPT; translated from the exons ATGACCACGGCGCGGTACCGTCCCACGTGGGAGCTGGCCGTGGACCCTCTGGTCTCATGTAAGCTGTGCCTTGGAGAGTTCCCTCTGGAGCAGATGACCACCATCACACAGTGCCAATGTGTCTTTTGTACACTG tgcCTGAAGCAGTATGTGGAACTCCTGATTAAAGATGGCCTTGAAACTGCAATTAGCTGTCCGGACTCTGCCTGTCCTAAAAGAGGACACTTGCAAGAAAATGAG ATTGAGTGCATGGTGGCCACAGAGATGATGCAGAGATACAAGAAACTTCAGTTTGAAAGGG AGGTATTGCTGGACCCGTGCCGAACATGGTGCCCTTCGTCGACCTGCCAGGCGGTGTGCCAGCTAAAGGAAGCGGATTCTCCAGCCCTGCCCCAGCTGGTCCAATGTGCTGTATGTGCCCTCGAGTTCTGCTCAGCCTGCAAGGCCAACTGGCACCCCGGGCAGGCCTGCCAGGAGAACAACCTGCCCATTACGTCCTTCCTACCAGGAGAAAACAG ctctttttaTAAAAACGAAGAGGATGATGCACCAATCAAGCGCTGTCCTAAATGTAAAGTTTACATTGAGAGGGACGAGGGCTgtgcacagatgatgtgcaAGAACTGCAAGCATGCCTTCTGCTGGTACTGTCTGGAGTCCCTGGAT GATGACTTTCTCCTGATCCACTATGACAAAGGGCCCTGTCGAAACAAACTGGGGCACTCCAGGGCGTCCGTTATCTGGCACAGAACACAG gttgTGGGAATCTTTGCTGGCTTTGGCCTTCTCCTGCTGGTTGCCTCTCCCTTCCTCCTCCTGGCCACTCCCATCGTACTCTGCTGCAAGTGCAAGTGCAGCAAAGGCGATGATGACCCATTGCCAACCTAA